The DNA segment TGCGGCAACATCCATGAGACCGCGCACGGCATGGACAAAGACCTCACCACCCATATAGCCAAGGTCTACGCACTCGCCCACCGCTACTACCGTATCCAACCACGGCATACCGAGATAGTGAGACCCAATAATGCCCGCCGCGACCGCCAAAGAGGCGGTGGCGGCTGATTTCTGGTGTTGGGTGAGCACGCCAACCATCGGACTTTTGCTCTCAAAGGCCACGCAGCCCGTATACATTGCCAAAAACATATTGTCCCCCCCCGCAAAAATGGCCGTCCACAGGGCGATCTGGTGTGGTGGCAGATGCCTCCTGGATCACTTGCCCGCCTCAAGGTACAACACCAATGCTGTAATCGCTATCAGCACAAGGCCAATAATCACCGAGAACAGGAATTCAGCCTTACCGTGTCCGAATTGATGTTCTTCGTCCACCGGCTGCTTGGTGAATCTCAGTCCCAGAATGATCAAAAATGAGGTAACTACGTCCTTGCCCGAATACAACGCATCCACCACGAGCGCGTGGGAACCAGAAACAACCCCCACCACGACCTTTAGATCGAAATAGCCAGATTGGCGCCGAGGCCAATCCAACCCACCGCGTGATAGCACCCAATGCACTTGGGATAGTTCATTAATTGATCTCGCTACTCACCAAATGCTCGCGAGAAACCCACGGCCTTAGCCTGGGAGTCTTGGCGGTTCGGTACACGATTTCGACTCTTATGCACAATCGTGGCTACGATAAAACCACCGACAAACGCCCCACAATGATCACAATTAACGGCATCGTGAATTGTGATCCAAAGATCAGGCGTATCTCTACCTCGTGCATATTCTGCGAGGTAAAAAATCAGCATCAACATGGCGCCCATTAGCGAGGTATATGGCTTCGCCATGATCCTCTTGATGGGTGATGATTCTCGATGCGGAGTCGGCATGTCAATGCTTTAGATGGATTCTGCCCAATTGCCAATGATGGGAAGTTTCCAGGCCCTCCCCAACAGAACCGAACTCAGTCCAATTACTGACAAGGGAAGCACAGGAAGCTGGAGACGCTAAAGAAGAGACGCCCACTGGGTTCGATCAAGGATAAATCGCCAGAACCTCCCACATCCAGATCACAACCCCTTGGCGGGCGTGAAAGCTGATGTAGTCATCGTCACGATTCAGGACCAACGGGACCAACGCGAGGATCCCTAGGTAACTCATACATGCCAACATTTTGGAGGTCAGGCCAGACTTGGCTTGAACCGTTTTAATTACGCTCATGAAGACACCTCGATTAATTGGTGGGTAGGTTAAAGGTGGAAGAAGTTGGATTATTTGGTTACTTTATTAATGACCTGACCGACTTGTTCCAGTATTGGGGAGGCAGTTCCATGGCCAGTTTCAAGGCACCGGATACACCACAAAAATCTGATCAGCAACGTCGCACAGCAACATCGCCATATTCCTTCATGTGGTCGGCAATGACTTCACCCACCGACAATATGAGAACCGCCACCGGTCAGATAAATATTCTGAGCGCCTCTTCCTGACCTTCTGGTCAAAAATCGCAATTAGGCTTTGCAGATTCTCGACAACCTCCGCAATGATGGTTTCGCAGGCGGTCTTAATCTCTTTGGTGAGATTGACCACCGCTGGTTTCCACCAATCCGCACGTTGACCAGTTTCTCATCTTGCATTTCACCAACGAAGGAGTGTTGCTTTTTGATCTTACGTGCCAGGTTGGGAGTTATCTGCACCTCTGATGATTTTCTCGATCAGGTTTTCCAGAACCACGTCGATATATTTTCCCGCTTTCGGGATAGTGACTTGTTCCTTCCTGTGGGAATTGTGCCACGCATGGCACAAATATCGGTGTCCCACCACCAATATCAATGATGATGGAATTGTTCAACGCACCAATTGCACAGGCGACCATGAACGGCTCCGAGACTACCATCGAGAAATCGAACAGCTCTTGAGTAATCTGCAACACTGGGCCTTATTAACATCGATGCCCGTGCCGGAACCCCCAATACCCCGTAGATTTTATCATCGGGCTGTGGATTGGCCAGGCTAATCGCGTGTTTAATTAATAACCGAGCTGCATCGGCGGCCTGATCATTGGCCTCTTGATGACTCCATCCTCCAACGGATACTGGATATCCAGATAGATTGCCTCCTCAGGGCCTCTTCGCCGATGAGGTAGGAATGCTTCATCAATTTCACGCCAATAATGTCTTTGGGATAACCAACGACCGAAAAGATATCGGCACTAACCCCTCGGTTAGACATTATCCTAGTGCGAGAAGTCCCCAGATCGATCCCAAGCAACAATGGCTGTTCGATCTTATCTACGTTACTCATGTATAACCCCGTTTTACACTGGAGGACGTAACATCAAACCGCGATCTCTAGGTATCGCTTGGTTCGGACTTACCCGAAGACTTGATGGAGTTAATCATGCCAATGACCGGCGTAGTAATTGCGCCAACGGTGCCGATGACAATACTGCCGCCACCTTTTGCAATTTCCTTAACGCCGGTTACCATCTCTCGTACGCCTTGGGCCATGCGTGCCGTTCCCGATACGCATTCTTGGGTTAGGGATTAGCGACAACTACATTTTTGATGCCACCGCCCAGTACACGGGTGAGGTGAACCACTCCACCGACCATATCACCAAGGGCATTAAAGATACCGGTACCTAAATCTTCAACGGAGATTTCCCGTAGACCATCCTCATTAGGCTTGTCCGCTACGACGCGGCTGGACTTTTCGGTTCTGGCGCTGATGCTGCTTCTTCGATCTTCTCCTTTGAGCTCCTTAGATATCATTGATACGGGCCTGGGCGGCGGAACGAATCTCCGGTTTACTGTGCGAAGAAGCAACCACCAAACGGGTGGGGTGGTACTAATACATCGAGATTGGCGGAGGCTATTTCCGCAGGTGCGGCGGCGGTCTCGGGTGGAATTACCTCGGACACGACTGTTACCACTGCCGCCTCTGGTGCTACTAGCTCTGCCACTACAACTTCTACCGGCGAAGAGCTCAGGGGACAACGGCGCTTCTCACTGCTACCTCTTCCGGTCTTTTCATCCACGGGTGGAGCCGTTACGCCAAATGACGGAATACGCGCCGCCTTGTTTCTTTCGATCTTCGGGCCGCCGCTTCGCGAATATCTTTAAGGCGTTGCTCCTTTTCAGCGGTTGTCACAAAAGATTCTCTCAACGGGGAGGAGATACCTTATCAGCACCAGTCGTGGCCACCGTTACGTTCTCCTGCTTTTTCGAGAAGGAACGATGTTCAAATCTTGAAAGCGATGACTTGCCCTTTTCGATAGCTTTCGAGGCAATATCGCTCATGGTCTTCAGGAGCTGCCCATCCTCAGCCACTGGTTTCGCGGTGGAGTGACCACTGGCGCGGCCTCTTTTTACTCAACCACCGCCGCAGGTTCTGCGGGCGGAGAAACGGCCTCTGGTTCTTTGCCTCGGTTGAGGTTCAACCGGGGTTTCAACCGCAGCCGGCGCCACTACTTCCTCCGGAGTACTAGGGGTGGGGAAGTGACTGTAGTTTCCACCGCCACGGTTTCTACCTTGTTGATATCCGGTGCCGGTTCCGCACTTTTCGGGGCGTACCATTTGGGGATAGAGGATTGTTTTTGACCGGTTCATTTCCATCAGTGGAAAGATTGTCAGATGCTGATTTGTTATCTTCGTTCATTTCGCGTTTTCTCGTAGTTGTGCGCAACGCCTTGCGGCATGGAGATACTTGATAAAACTACTTCAAAGTAACCAACAGACGCTGGCACCCTGATCGACATCCAGCAGGATGGTACTGGCCTGATTTGTGGCCATGATGGCCTTATCAAGATCCGCATTCGAGGAGACCGGTAGACTATTAATGGCGATAATTACATCGTTGGCCTTGAGTCCTGCCTTATCAGCCGCTAAACCGGGGTCGGTCTCTTGAACCAGTGCCCTGTTTTACTCTTCAGGGCGGGATCCAATGACCATGGCCGCAGTGATGGGCTGTAATTCCATACCTTGCCATTCGAACTCGGTCTTAACCGGGGCCGGAGGCGGGCGGTTTGCTTAGGAGGAATCGGCGCATTTGCTAGATTCCCCACATCAGGAGTTACGACAGGATTTACCACAGGAACCAGCGCGGCAGCCGGTTGCATTGTTAGAGAGGGCAAGGATAGCCACCAGGTTGACGAGCGCATCCTGGCCCGCCAAAAGCGTATCCAGCAGGTCCGGCCACTGGTTGAGCCATATTGGGTGCAGAGGCGGCCGCCAGGGTGACGGATATCTCGCGACGTTCGCGATTACGCATTACCCTGCCGAACCTGAGCCCGGCAGATATCCCCGCCAATTGGGTCTGAGTTCCTCGGGGGTACTACCCAACGCCCATTCAGCTTGAAGATGAGATCTCCATCCTGTAATCCACCTTGGGCCGATGTGAACCCGGATCGACCCGCATCACAAATACCCCCGTCGAAGGGCGGCCGGAAGCGTTGGATCAAATAGGATCCACGGGTTTCAGAGTGGCGCCTAGTGGATTCTCAGAGGCAGGCAAGGCAACATTGGACCCGCCGCACCCACCATACCGGGTTGGGCGTATTGAGCCGCCAATTGGCCGGTTCTGATGATCTGGTGGCAATTTCGCAGACCCCGCGATCCGCATGGGGGGCAATTGAATTAGCGGGATAGGAGGCGGTAATCTACGCACCGCTACCGGAAGCGACGCCAACGGAGAATTGGCCCCATCGGGCAGCAAAATTACCTCGCCCAGAAAGTCACGTACTGCATTCGCCGGTACTGCAAAGCCCACGCCAGAAAATGCCTGAGTAGGGGAATAGATGGCGGTGTTAATACCTACCACCTGCCCATTGGCGGATACCAACGGCCCACCAGAATTACCCTGATTGATCGCCGCATCGGTCTGGATCAGATTGTCGGACGACCCTTCAATCGTGACCATCTTACGCAGACCCGACACGATCCCTTTACTTACCGTTTGGTCGAGTCCAAAGGGACAGCCTACGGTAATGACGGGCTCACCCACCATGAGTTCATCGCTATTACCGAGGGGGCCACTGGTAAAGACTGGGTTGCCTTGATCTTTAACAATACCAGATCCCGTGCGGCGTCTGGCTGGACCACCTCGGCGGGATAACGTTGATTACCC comes from the Gammaproteobacteria bacterium genome and includes:
- a CDS encoding hypothetical protein (Evidence 5 : Unknown function) yields the protein MHWVLSRGGLDWPRRQSGYFDLKVVVGVVSGSHALVVDALYSGKDVVTSFLIILGLRFTKQPVDEEHQFGHGKAEFLFSVIIGLVLIAITALVLYLEAGK
- a CDS encoding hypothetical protein (Evidence 5 : Unknown function), which gives rise to MAKPYTSLMGAMLMLIFYLAEYARGRDTPDLWITIHDAVNCDHCGAFVGGFIVATIVHKSRNRVPNRQDSQAKAVGFSRAFGE
- a CDS encoding putative Magnetosome protein MamF (Evidence 3 : Putative function from multiple computational evidences); this translates as MSVIKTVQAKSGLTSKMLACMSYLGILALVPLVLNRDDDYISFHARQGVVIWMWEVLAIYP
- a CDS encoding hypothetical protein (Evidence 5 : Unknown function), which produces MSNVDKIEQPLLLGIDLGTSRTRIMSNRGVSADIFSVVGYPKDIIGVKLMKHSYLIGEEALRRQSIWISSIRWRMESSRGQ
- a CDS encoding hypothetical protein (Evidence 5 : Unknown function) — its product is MAQGVREMVTGVKEIAKGGGSIVIGTVGAITTPVIGMINSIKSSGKSEPSDT
- a CDS encoding hypothetical protein (Evidence 5 : Unknown function), translating into MISKELKGEDRRSSISARTEKSSRVVADKPNEDGLREISVEDLGTGIFNALGDMVGGVVHLTRVLGGGIKNVVVANP
- a CDS encoding hypothetical protein (Evidence 5 : Unknown function), whose product is MDEKTGRGSSEKRRCPLSSSPVEVVVAELVAPEAAVVTVVSEVIPPETAAAPAEIASANLDVLVPPHPFGGCFFAQ
- a CDS encoding hypothetical protein (Evidence 5 : Unknown function); the encoded protein is MAEDGQLLKTMSDIASKAIEKGKSSLSRFEHRSFSKKQENVTVATTGADKVSPPR
- a CDS encoding Putative magnetosome protein MamE containing serine cysteine peptidase (Evidence 3 : Putative function from multiple computational evidences), with the translated sequence MVGEPVITVGCPFGLDQTVSKGIVSGLRKMVTIEGSSDNLIQTDAAINQGNSGGPLVSANGQVVGINTAIYSPTQAFSGVGFAVPANAVRDFLGEVILLPDGANSPLASLPVAVRRLPPPIPLIQLPPMRIAGSAKLPPDHQNRPIGGSIRPTRYGGCGGSNVALPASENPLGATLKPVDPI
- a CDS encoding hypothetical protein (Evidence 5 : Unknown function), which codes for MVENSRNVFVTVFGPTGNQRYPAEVVQPDAARDLVLLKIKATQSLPVAPSVIAMNSWWVSPSLP